A single region of the Gossypium arboreum isolate Shixiya-1 chromosome 12, ASM2569848v2, whole genome shotgun sequence genome encodes:
- the LOC108478688 gene encoding uncharacterized protein LOC108478688, with protein MGKSQVPLLREEDAIMSKAVSSTTLHEPFGPKATSLEPSRWSVFNYSTIDARNLREDSMEMEDDSALLFNAFDFLEALQFPLNAESDVDNTPTTILQLSHDHHILSMLHIFSEDSLIYVEELEDKAALLLNASDFLEALQFPLNAESDDDITPNTIPKLSHTLSMLHIFTEDSLIHVAELEDDAPHVVADDILSMLHNFI; from the coding sequence ATGGGTAAATCTCAAGTACCGCTGTTGAGGGAGGAGGATGCTATTATGTCCAAAGCAGTCTCTTCGACTACCCTACATGAGCCATTTGGCCCCAAAGCCACTTCCTTGGAACCGTCGAGATGGAGCGTCTTCAATTATTCTACAATCGATGCTCGCAATTTGAGAGAAGACAGTATGGAAATGGAAGACGACTCTGCTTTACTTTTTAATGCCTTTGATTTTCTGGAGGCTCTTCAGTTCCCTCTCAATGCTGAAAGTGATGTTGATAATACCCCTACTACGATTCTCCAACTTTCACACGATCATCATATCTTGTCAATGCTCCATATTTTCAGTGAAGATAGTTTGATATATGTTGAGGAATTGGAAGACAAGGCTGCATTACTTCTTAATGCCTCTGATTTTTTGGAGGCACTTCAGTTCCCTCTCAATGCTGAAAGTGATGATGACATCACTCCTAATACGATTCCCAAACTTTCACATACCTTGTCCATGCTCCATATTTTCACCGAAGATAGCTTGATACATGTTGCGGAATTGGAAGATGATGCCCCTCACGTGGTTGCTGACGATATCTTGTCCATGTTGCATAACTTCATATAA
- the LOC108477417 gene encoding pentatricopeptide repeat-containing protein At2g03380, mitochondrial, giving the protein MQWRLRLTSNLKTSTTMVTKLLTFFHRQVSVSLTKREPYLQLRSLSYFTDQPFEYPSLDHSLALLHSVSSNPCFALLGFCKNIDCLKKVHALFIINGIKGDLLCDTKLVSLYGSFGHVGYAGSVFDRIPEPDFYSWKVMIRWYFLNDLYTEIIGFYGRMRMSVRGFDNVVFSLVLKACSELQDINEGRKVHCDVVKVGNPDSFVQTGLVDMYAKCREIKCARKVFGEILYRNVVSWTSMLSGYVQNNCTKEALVLFNRMREAMVESNQFTLGSLVTACGKLGALHQGKWVHGYVIKTGIELNSYLVTAILDMYVKCGSLRDGRSAFDALSSVDLVSWTAMIVGYSQSGFPDEALKLFVDKRRFGILPNAVTIASLLSACSQLSNLSAGRLVHSLGIQLGLIDPTVINALVDMYAKCGVIRAARYIFETVSDKNLIAWNSILSGYSQNGLAYDALELFHQMRSNSVSPGAVTLVSIFSACASVGAFQVGSSLHAYTMKNGLLSSSVYVGTALLNFYAKCGDSQSARVVFDNMGEKNTVTWSAMIGGYGIQGDSCGSLALFNDMVKENLEPNEVIFTAILSACGHTGRLGEGWKYFNSMCKDYKFVPSMKHYACMVDMLARAGRLEEALDFIDKLPIKPDLSLFGALLHGCGLHSRFDLGEVAIKKMLDIHPDKACYYVLISNLYALDGRWSQVNEVRELMKQRGLSKDPGCSITEMENNKILSFSGVACPA; this is encoded by the coding sequence ATGCAATGGCGGCTGCGTTTAACTAGCAACCTCAAAACTTCAACAACAATGGTGACAAAGCTTCTGACTTTCTTTCACAGACAAGTTTCTGTTTCTCTTACCAAGAGGGAACCTTACCTTCAATTGAGATCTCTGTCTTACTTTACTGACCAACCTTTTGAATACCCTTCGTTGGACCATTCTTTAGCTTTACTGCACTCAGTTTCTTCAAACCCGTGTTTTGCTCTCCTGGGTTTTTGCAAAAACATTGATTGTCTCAAGAAAGTCCACGCCTTGTTCATTATAAATGGAATCAAAGGTGACCTTTTGTGTGATACCAAATTGGTCAGCCTTTATGGATCATTTGGGCATGTTGGTTATGCCGGGTCAGTGTTTGATCGAATTCCTGAACCAGATTTTTATTCCTGGAAAGTGATGATCAGGTGGTACTTTTTGAATGATTTGTACACGGAAATTATTGGGTTTTATGGTCGTATGAGAATGAGTGTTAGGGGGTTTGATAATGTTGTCTTTTCGCTAGTCTTAAAGGCATGTAGCGAATTGCAGGATATTAATGAAGGAAGGAAAGTGCATTGCGATGTTGTCAAGGTAGGGAACCCTGATAGTTTCGTTCAAACCGGTCTTGTTGATATGTATGCCAAATGTCGAGAAATCAAATGTGCGCGTAAGGTTTTTGGTGAAATTCTTTATAGAAATGTGGTTTCTTGGACTTCAATGCTTTCAGGGTATGTACAAAATAATTGCACTAAAGAAGCATTAGTTTTGTTTAATAGAATGAGAGAAGCAATGGTTGAGAGTAACCAATTCACGTTAGGGAGCTTAGTGACTGCTTGTGGGAAGTTAGGGGCTTTGCATCAGGGGAAATGGGTGCATGGATATGTTATTAAGACTGGTATAGAACTTAATTCTTACTTGGTGACTGCTATTCTAGACATGTATGTTAAGTGTGGTAGTCTACGAGATGGTCGTTCTGCATTTGATGCACTTTCTTCTGTTGATCTCGTCTCATGGACTGCGATGATTGTTGGATATTCTCAGAGTGGGTTTCCTGATGAGGCTTTGAAGTTGTTTGTTGATAAGAGAAGGTTTGGGATATTGCCTAATGCTGTTACTATTGCAAGTTTGCTTTCTGCATGCTCGCAGTTGAGCAATTTGAGTGCAGGGAGGTTAGTTCATTCTTTGGGGATTCAGCTTGGGCTAATCGATCCAACAGTGATAAACGCTCTAGTGGACATGTATGCAAAGTGTGGAGTGATTAGAGCTGCTAGGTACATATTTGAGACGGTCTCGGATAAGAATTTAATTGCCTGGAACTCGATCCTCTCTGGTTATTCCCAAAATGGGTTAGCATATGACGCACTCGAACTGTTTCATCAAATGAGGTCCAATTCTGTCTCACCTGGTGCTGTCACTCTGGTCAGCATATTCTCAGCCTGTGCTTCAGTAGGTGCTTTCCAAGTTGGTTCCTCCCTTCATGCTTACACTATGAAAAATGGCTTACTATCGTCTAGTGTTTATGTTGGCACTGCACTTTTGAATTTCTATGCTAAATGTGGGGATTCTCAATCTGCTCGTGTCGTATTTGACAATATGGGAGAGAAAAACACTGTCACGTGGAGTGCAATGATTGGTGGTTATGGAATTCAAGGGGACAGCTGCGGCTCTCTTGCACTTTTTAATGATATGGTTAAAGAAAATTTAGAGCCAAATGAAGTAATCTTCACGGCGATTTTATCTGCTTGTGGCCATACAGGGAGGCTCGGGGAAGGATGGAAATATTTCAATTCAATGTGCAAGGACTATAAGTTTGTTCCTTCTATGAAGCACTATGCATGCATGGTTGATATGTTGGCCCGTGCTGGAAGACTCGAAGAAGCCCTGGATTTTATCGACAAATTGCCTATTAAACCAGATCTTAGCTTGTTTGGGGCTCTTCTTCATGGATGTGGACTCCATTCAAGATTCGATCTCGGAGAGGTGGCTATCAAGAAAATGCTTGATATACATCCTGATAAGGCTTGTTATTATGTGCTTATTTCTAACTTGTATGCCTTGGATGGAAGATGGAGTCAGGTTAATGAGGTAAGGGAATTGATGAAGCAGAGAGGGTTGAGCAAAGACCCTGGTTGTAGCATCACGGAGATGGAAAATAATAAAATCCTTTCATTTTCTGGAGTAGCATGTCCTGCTTAG
- the LOC108479657 gene encoding uncharacterized protein LOC108479657 has protein sequence MGTKVQLKSYLPGYYSMRDLNEDSNSCCWPHYYGDKTLTNGQYCTSFFSRAIVDVYPGYDKDSLKRIMLEHEAIFKNQVSELHRLYRIQRELMDEIKKKDLQKNRFPVETSLSPSLLASQITTEDAHKWHIPGFPAANSLCGRPSVSGVEDSHSPLSSVKGSSSQAGTFRSQNGGNSKDVKVLECRPTKVRRQMFDLQLPAEEYIDTEEAEQFRDDTASGTSSYLPNGNGKIGPASDGKLFHVGKTDCLEDASRSDSCSRGKTSLADLNEPAQFEETDGSAYSHFLGHGPYQGGHELSAKLKETSVNVLRSSDDRSVSNIHIKENRTTRGFFSNVLEAENSKSNSKSISHGFLPQKLPVPSQQVQVLPEKTREISSNGRPESTVMSNVPSLNPFGSSDVVKPWSHSASSWDNPSSSLSEKPMTVPTLPFLNSSGPSSKSSVISSQCNGIFGEKWQVSSNSRPNPSFGSELPTRNGFYYGSSSGSREHAIRFPSMSYEYPNCTNDSRGVPGHFTSQGSTKPYNCSNSVDMKSASGVNLNMVLSNSSSNEPILQQGPQMDGQRNREDQLRGLPWLRAMPVCKNEATSAGRDLNVGELNFSQSSLKKPTNKNGTGNDFNQNFTQDVNPVSFSNDVDTSRSEIGECLHNRKILVVPIFEKHYVTKNELSLTTPYASVPQPSESEAENKGRKILLDINLPCDVTLPDMNQDIVAENSAIEKEANTKLPSSPHQFDLNSCVDEDEASFVPSVPSSGMKMTQGIDLEVPLIPEPEDVIHGEELLEKAFEPPLQSVQSKDDSMQDELITIAAEAIVAISSFLQDSSSDDVDCSSSENPTTDPLNWFVETISSFGEDLESKFEALSRGKDGDRNESSSEEIDYFESMILNLAETQEEDYMPKPMFPENFKVEETGTTSLLTSRTRKGPGRRGRQRRDFQRDILPGLASLSRHEVTEDLQTFGGIMRATGHSWHSGMTRRNSTRTGCGRGRRRSVTNSSPAAVAATTCMPLMQQLNNIEVGLEDRSLTGWGKTTRRPRRQRCTTVNRPSLALT, from the exons ATGGGAACAAAAGTGCAGTTGAAAAGCTATTTGCCCGGATATTACTCAATGAGGGATCTCAACGAGGATTCAAACAGTTGTTGCTGGCCACATTATTATGGGGATAAAACCTTGACAAATGGTCAGTATTGCACTAGCTTTTTCTCGAGGGCCATTGTTGATGTGTATCCCGGGTATGATAAGGACTCACTGAAGAGAATAATGCTTGAGCATGAGGCTATATTTAAGAATCAG GTGTCTGAGCTTCACCGCTTGTATAGAATACAGAGGGAGTTGATGgatgaaataaaaaagaaagatttaCAAAAAAATCGGTTTCCTGTTGAGACATCATTATCACCGAGCCTGTTAGCCTCACAAATTACAACCGAAGATGCTCACAAATGGCATATACCTGGCTTCCCTGCAGCGAACTCTCTTTGTGGTAGACCGTCAGTTTCTGGTGTTGAAGATAGTCATTCTCCCCTTAGTTCAGTGAAGGGAAGTAGCAGCCAAGCCGGTACCTTTCGGTCCCAAAATGGAGGTAACTCAAAGGATGTTAAGGTTCTAGAGTGCAGACCCACAAAAGTAAGAAGGCAAATGTTCGATCTTCAACTTCCTGCAGAAGAGTACATTGATACTGAAGAAGCAGAACAGTTCAGGGACGACACGGCATCTGGCACGTCAAGTTATCttccaaatggaaatgggaaaattgGACCTGCGAGTGATGGAAAGCTATTTCATGTAGGGAAGACTGATTGCCTAGAAGATGCTTCAAGATCTGATTCATGCTCGAGGGGAAAAACTAGTTTGGCCGACTTGAATGAGCCCGCACAGTTTGAAGAAACTGATGGTTCTGCATATTCGCACTTTCTAGGCCATGGCCCCTATCAAGGAGGCCACGAACTGTCTGCTAAACTGAAAGAAACTTCTGTGAACGTACTTCGCTCAAGTGATGATAGGTCTGTAAGTAATATCCATATCAAGGAAAACAGAACTACGAGAGGATTCTTTTCTAATGTGCTTGAAGCAG AGAACAGTAAAAGCAACTCAAAGTCGATTTCTCACGGTTTTCTGCCACAGAAGTTGCCTGTACCTTCCCAGCAGGTACAGGTTCTTCCTGAAAAAACTCGTGAAATCTCCAGTAACGGTCGTCCAGAGTCAACTGTTATGTCTAATGTACCTAGTTTGAATCCATTTGGCTCTTCTGATGTGGTAAAGCCGTGGTCTCATTCAGCTTCTTCTTGGGACAATCCTTCTAGTAGCTTAAGCGAGAAGCCAATGACAGTTCCGACTCTCCCATTTTTGAATTCATCTGGTCCATCTAGTAAGAGTTCTGTGATATCATCCCAGTGCAATGGGATTTTTGGAGAGAAGTGGCAGGTGAGTAGTAATTCTAGACCTAATCCGAGTTTCGGAAGTGAACTGCCTACTAGAAATGGTTTTTATTATGGTTCGTCATCGGGGTCCAGGGAACATGCAATTCGCTTCCCTTCAATGAGTTATGAGTATCCAAATTGTACCAATGATAGTAGGGGGGTCCCAGGGCACTTCACTTCTCAAGGTTCAACTAAGCCTTACAACTGCTCAAATAGTGTTGATATGAAGTCTGCAAGTGGTGTAAATTTGAATATGGTGCTTTCAAACAGTTCATCTAATGAGCCCATTTTGCAACAAGGTCCTCAAATGGATGGACAAAGAAACCGTGAGGACCAACTCCGAGGGCTGCCATGGCTACGAGCCATGCCTGTTTGTAAGAATGAGGCCACAAGTGCAGGAAGGGATTTGAATGTAGGAGAGTTGAACTTCTCTCAATCTTCTCTGAAGAAACCAACCAATAAAAATGGAACTGGCAATGATTTCAACCAAAATTTTACGCAGGATGTGAATCCGGTTTCATTCTCCAATGATGTCGACACCAGCAGGAGCGAAATAGGTGAATGCCTGCACAATAGGAAGATATTAGTGGTTCCCATTTTCGAAAAGCATTATGTTACGAAGAACGAATTGTCTTTGACCACCCCATATGCATCTGTTCCTCAACCATCAGAATCTGAAGCAGAAAATAAAGGGAGAAAAATATTACTTGATATTAACTTACCTTGTGACGTGACTCTTCCGGACATGAACCAAGACATTGTTGCAGAAAATTCAGCCATAGAAAAGGAAGCAAATACAAAGCTACCAAGTTCCCCACATCAGTTTGACTTGAACTCCTGTGTCGATGAGGATGAAGCTTCTTTTGTACCCTCTGTTCCGAGCAGTGGTATGAAGATGACTCAAGGGATAGATTTGGAAGTGCCACTAATTCCTGAGCCTGAAGATGTCATTCATGGAGAAGAATTACTGGAAAAGGCATTTGAACCACCTTTGCAATCAGTACAAAGCAAAGATGACTCTATGCAGGATGAACTCATAACGATTGCAGCTGAAGCAATAGTAGCCATCTCATCTTTTCTTCAGGACAGTAGTTCGGATGATGTTGATTGCAGTTCATCTGAAAACCCTACGACAGACCCCCTTAATTGGTTTGTTGAGACAATTTCCTCTTTTGGGGAGGATCTTGAGAGCAAGTTTGAGGCTCTTTCGCGAGGTAAAGACGGGGATCGAAATGAATCTTCCTCGGAAGAGATTGATTATTTTGAATCAATGATTTTGAACTTAGCTGAAACCCAGGAAGAGGATTATATGCCCAAGCCTATGTTTCCTGAAAACTTTAAAGTAGAAGAAACAGGAACGACATCTTTGTTAACAAGTCGAACACGAAAGGGCCCGGGAAGGCGAGGAAGGCAGCGGAGGGACTTTCAAAGGGACATCCTTCCAGGCCTGGCTTCCCTATCAAGGCATGAGGTAACGGAAGATCTTCAGACATTTGGAGGAATTATGAGAGCAACTGGTCATTCTTGGCACTCGGGAATGACAAGACGGAACTCTACTAGAACTGGGTGTGGCCGAGGGAGGCGGCGGTCTGTAACTAACTCCTCTCCTGCTGCAGTGGCTGCCACAACTTGTATGCCATTGATGCAGCAACTTAATAACATTGAAGTGGGGCTGGAGGATCGGAGCCTTACCGGATGGGGGAAAACAACTAGACGGCCTCGCAGGCAACGATGTACAACGGTGAATCGCCCATCTCTTGCATTAACCTAA